Proteins encoded in a region of the Thunnus maccoyii chromosome 4, fThuMac1.1, whole genome shotgun sequence genome:
- the zgc:195245 gene encoding protein FAM107B — MVSIRSGTHQVISQLSLSAGVRGGLSALCSSEISVGHPPLTHQSTADCSSDDILPRKLNGSSLEIPSHQNLHRELLLSHKRGLLLEEKPELKRVLEQRRLELHKEAEMAQRQPSDLEMELRKRQQKLQEYEQEEIRRRENQQKIPEFVRVKDNLRRTQMSEQ, encoded by the exons ATGGTTTCCATCAGGTCAGGCACTCATCAGGTTATCTCCCAGCTCAGCCTCTCTGCGGGGGTCCGAGGAGGCTTAT CTGCTTTGTGTTCCTCAGAGATCTCTGTTGGCCATCCACCACTGACCCATCAGTCCACAGCAGACTGCAGCAGTGACGACATTCTGCCAAGAAAACTCAACGGCTCCTCACTGGAGATACCGAGCCACCAGAACCTGCACCGGGAGCTGCTGCTCAGCCATAAACG GGgcctgctgctggaggagaagcCGGAGCTGAAACGAGTGTTGGAGCAGCGCAGACTGGAGCTGCACAAGGAGGCGGAGATGGCACAGCGGCAGCCCTCAGATCTGGAGATGGAGCTCCGCAAGAGGCAGCAGAAGCTGCAAGAG tatgagcaggaggagaTCAGGCGGAGGGAGAACCAGCAGAAGATCCCAGAGTTTGTTCGTGTGAAGGACAACCTGAGACGCACACAGATGTCTGAGCAGTGA